One region of Bosea sp. 29B genomic DNA includes:
- a CDS encoding flagellar assembly protein FliX: MIRIDQRSPISSTTSTSRSGTTGGSNFRLPARESAGAAQGGAVSHAGSLDGLLAVQAEEDGQERKRRQARRGHDLLDGLDRLKAALLSGRVSPAELERLKAMLSARREATDDPRLDEVLAHIELRAAVELAKLGR; the protein is encoded by the coding sequence ATGATCCGCATCGACCAGCGCAGCCCGATCTCCTCGACCACGTCGACCAGTCGCAGCGGCACGACCGGCGGCTCGAACTTCCGCCTGCCGGCGCGCGAGAGCGCTGGTGCAGCACAGGGCGGGGCCGTCAGCCATGCCGGCTCGCTCGACGGGCTGCTCGCGGTTCAGGCCGAGGAGGACGGGCAGGAGCGCAAGCGGCGCCAGGCCCGGCGCGGCCACGATCTGCTCGACGGGCTCGACCGGCTCAAGGCTGCCCTGCTTTCCGGGCGCGTCTCGCCGGCCGAACTCGAGCGGCTGAAGGCGATGCTGTCAGCGCGGCGTGAGGCGACCGACGATCCGCGCCTCGACGAGGTCCTCGCCCATATCGAATTGCGCGCCGCAGTCGAGCTGGCGAAGCTCGGGCGCTGA
- a CDS encoding flagellar basal body P-ring protein FlgI, translating into MGTALSRIKDLASIEGVRSNQILGYGIVVGLNGTGDTLNNAPFTKQSLQAMLERLGVNTRGASMRTANVAAVMITANLPPFAVQGTRLDVTVSALGDAKSLQGGTLLATPLLGADGEVYAVSQGPVAIAGFSAEADAAKITRGVPTVGRIANGGLVEREIDFALNKLKTLRLSLRNPDLTTARRIAAAINDFIGGDSAEPTDPSTVALQIPPRFQGNMIRLLTDIEQLRVEPDQGARVVIDERSGIIVMGKDVRVSTVAVAQGNLTVTISEEPQVSQPNEFGNGRTVVVPRSNVKVDTEGNNKLALVKESVTLRELVDGLNALGIGPRDLLSILQAIKAAGALQADIEVM; encoded by the coding sequence ATGGGCACCGCGCTCTCGCGCATCAAGGACCTCGCCTCGATCGAGGGCGTGCGCAGCAACCAGATCCTCGGCTACGGCATCGTCGTCGGCCTCAACGGCACCGGCGACACACTCAACAACGCGCCGTTCACCAAGCAGTCGCTGCAGGCGATGCTGGAGCGCCTCGGCGTCAACACCCGCGGCGCCAGCATGCGCACCGCCAATGTCGCGGCGGTGATGATCACAGCCAATCTGCCGCCTTTCGCCGTCCAGGGCACGCGCCTCGACGTCACCGTCTCGGCGCTGGGCGATGCCAAGTCGCTGCAGGGCGGTACGCTGCTCGCGACCCCGCTGCTCGGCGCCGATGGCGAGGTCTACGCCGTCTCGCAGGGCCCGGTGGCGATCGCTGGCTTCTCGGCCGAGGCGGACGCCGCCAAGATCACCCGCGGCGTGCCGACCGTCGGGCGCATCGCCAATGGCGGCCTGGTCGAGCGCGAGATCGACTTCGCCCTGAACAAGCTGAAGACGCTGCGCCTGTCGCTGCGCAATCCCGACCTCACCACCGCCCGCCGCATCGCCGCCGCGATCAACGACTTCATCGGCGGCGACTCGGCCGAGCCGACCGACCCGTCGACCGTGGCGCTGCAGATCCCGCCGCGCTTCCAGGGCAACATGATCCGCCTGCTCACCGATATCGAGCAGCTCCGGGTCGAGCCCGATCAGGGTGCCCGCGTCGTCATCGACGAGCGTTCCGGCATCATCGTGATGGGCAAGGATGTCCGCGTCTCCACCGTCGCCGTCGCCCAGGGCAACCTGACGGTGACGATCTCGGAGGAGCCGCAGGTCAGCCAGCCCAACGAGTTCGGTAACGGCCGGACCGTCGTCGTCCCGCGCAGCAACGTCAAGGTCGACACCGAGGGCAACAACAAGCTCGCCCTCGTCAAGGAGAGCGTCACTCTGCGCGAGCTGGTCGACGGGCTGAATGCGCTCGGCATCGGCCCGCGCGACCTGC